TGTCCTTCTGAGCGTAGCGAAGAATCTATTTTAACTATTGCCAGTTTTTTTGAGATCCTTCACTTCGTTCAGGATGACAGTGAAAAATACGGGTAAAATACTGAAAATCAACCATTCATCACTCAACATTCATCGTTCATCGTTTCCCAATGACCAAGTTAGAAAACCCAAAAAACAAAAAATCAAATCACAAAAAAATCTCAAACCCTAAACGCAAAACACAGAACACAGAACGCCAAACTGCTTAAAACCAACCAATCATCCAATGACTAATGACCAAGCGAGAAATCCCCAAAGACAAAAAATCAAATTCCAAAAAAAACAACTTCTTTTGTCCTTCTGAGCGTAGCGAAGAATCTATTTTAACTATTGCCAGTTTTTTTGAGATCCTTCACTTCGTTCAGGATGACAGTGAAAAATACGGGTAAAATACTGAAAATCAACCATTCATCACTCAACATTCATCGTTCATCGTTTCCCAATGACCAAGTTAGAAAACCCAAAAAACAAAAAATCAAATCACAAAAAAATCTCAAACCCTAAACGCAAAACACAGAACACAGAACGCCAAACTGCTTAAAACCAACCAATCATCCAATGACTAATGACCAAGCGAGAAATCCCCAAAGACAAAAAATCAAATTCCAAAAAAAACAACTTCTTTTGTCCTTCTGAGCGTAGCGAAGAATCTATTTTAACTAATGCCAGTTTTTTGAGATCCTTCACTACGCTGCGCTCCGTTCAGGATGACAGCGGAAATACAGGTAAAATACTGAAAATCAACCAATATCAATAACTAATAACTTTTTCCCATTCATCACTCATCATTGACATCAAACATCCTCCATCCTCACATCCAAACAACCTCTGAGATCCTTCACTCCGTTCAGGATGACAGTAAAAGTGTGGTTAAAATACTGAAAATCAACAATTCACCATTCACCATTCACTATTCACCAAATCACCACTATTCGTCATCAGAGATGAAATCAAGGTCAATATTTGTTTTTCCGTCATAAAATTGTTTATAGTATTCTCGCCCTATCTTGATTAGTGTTTTGTCCTCATCTGTAAATACAGACGCATTCGTATTCATTACACTATTAGTCCGACCAACTTCTCTGTATCCAAGTCCTCTTAGATCTTCGTGAACAAAAACACTGTATTCTGAGATGAATTGACTGCTTATTGCATATATTACAGGATATACTTTTCCTAATGGGGTAGAGTATTCTCCTTGATAAGCGTCTGTGGCGTAGGAGCCGTTGTAGATGAAAATTCCTTCTTTTCCTTTGACACTGGTTTCGCTTTCTTTGAATATGAATGCACTGTCAGTGTCTTTTTCGAATTGTTTGAACCAAGCCCTGTATTGTTCTCTGTCGGATTCAGTAACATATGTTGATAGGTTAGTATCGTTGTCGAAACTAAAAGGTATTGTGTCTTGGTTGGTGTTTTCTCCGCAGAATTGCCTGATGTGTGTGGCGCTGGTTATTGGGTTTCTTGCAATCAAGTAAGCGTTGTAAACTCCGAAGATAGTATCTGTTGTGTTTAAAGGAACGTCACTTGGTGTTTTGTAACCGCTTACGCTTAGTAATGAGTAGTGGCTTGTGGATCCGTGGATGTTGAGAGTTAATGCTGTTCCTTGTGGGATGTTTTTAAATGTGAATACTCCGTTTTCGTCTGTGGTGTCTGTGGCGAATACTGTGTCTGCTACTATAATGTTCGTTATGATGTTTTCCAAAGGTTTCTTGGTTTCTAAATCTCTTACCGTGTCTATCAGCGTTACTTTACCTGGTGGTAAAGGTTGTAAGTAAACAAAGACTGGATCGTTTTTTCCGTCTTTTAGCGTTACTTCTGTGCTGTCCGTGAAAAAACCATCCTTAACCCATTTTATCTTGTATTTTGCCCTGATTTCCGAAGGCGGCAACTTGTTACTGATTCTAACTGGGAAGTTATCATAAATAAATCCGCTTTCATTTGTTTTAATGTGATAAGTTGTATCTGGAGTTTTATCTGCAATACTATCTGGGGTAATTTCTAATTCTGTAATATCTGTAATCGATTCTCCGGTTTCTTTGTTTCTAATTCCAATAAAAACTTGTCCCCAGGTGGTGTCTACTGGTAAGGGTGTTAGTTTTATTGTTTGTGTTCCGTTGTCGCCTTCTGTGAGCGTGAATGCTGCACTATCCGTCTTGTAACCGTCTTCACTCCATTTTAATTGATACTTAGCGTTTATAGGATCTTGTTTAGAGATGTTACTAATCCAGACCGGAACTTTGAAACTGATGCTTCCATCCGCCTTGGTTTCCATCTTGAATGTGGTGTCGGGGGTGTGGTTGAACACACTATCCGGTTTAAAGTATAGAATAACATCTTCTAAACCCATGTTGTTTTCATCAACCGCTTTAAAGTTACCCGTAGCCCAAAGCGTATCCAACGGCAAAGGTTCCATCGCAATGGTCTGCGTTCCGTTATCGCCTTCATGAAGACTCAGGCGAACACTGTCCGTTTTATACCCCTCCTTACGCCACTTCAACCAATAATAAGCCACTTCGGAAGCCGTACTTTTAAAGCCGAAATCAGCAGATTTAAAAGCATTATCCGGCACCTCACCACGCACATTCTTTACAACCCCATTTGTTTTGATAAACTTACCGGAAGACACCACCCCTTTATCACCCACCACCCGGTAAACATACAAACCGTTACTTTGGTTCCTCAGGTTAACAAAAGCATGACGTCCTGTAATTTCTTCCACGGTCACCAGCAGACCATTGGCATTAAACACCAGAATTTTAGCATGGACAATCACCGGAGAGATAAAATTAAATCCGCTGCCCGAATGAGGGAAAACCCGAGCATTAAGCACCGGGAAAAGGCTTATTGCATCAGCGGAAGAGATTTTCACCGGCAGGGAAAAGAAAGCGGTACCGGCCTCATTGGTTTCCAGTTTCCAGACGGTATCGGCAGGCACCCCGGAGACAGAATCCGGAGAAAGGGACAAGACAACATGAGCAAGGATTTGTTTGGTTAATTCATCGGCAGTAGCAATATATCCGTAACCGGTTACCGTATCTTCCGCATTGGCATATTCATCATCATCAGGCAAAGCAGAAAGCGAAGAAACAGCAGGGGAAAACGCAAAGGAAAGCATCACACTGCAAAGGAGAGCCAAACGGACAACAAAGAGCAAAAGTTTACGGACGGGTTTCATAGTAACGAATCAAAAAAAAAAATCACAAATAACAAAAAACAAAATTCAAAAAACAAAACACAAATGACCAATGACCATTCACCATTCACCATTCACCATTCACCATTCACCATTCACCATTCACTAAATCACCAAAACCCCACATGGCCAGTGACAAAAATAAAGTGAAAACGGCAATTTTCAAAACGGGGAAAAGGAAAGTTCAAAGGAAGCACCAAAAGGCAAAAAACCAAATGACAAATGAAGTTCCAAAAAACAAATTCCGGAGAAACCCCAAATTCCAAACGCAGAACACATAAACTACTCAAAATCAACTAATCAACGAATGACCAATGATCAATTCCCATTCATCGTTCCACATCAAACATCCTCCATCCAAACATCCTCTCATTTCTACTAAAGAAAGCGCATTCGTTTATTTGGAATCGTAAATTTTTGCCCCCCGATTTTCCCTATTTTTGCATTTTAAATTTTCGAATTATGGCCCTTCTCATCGAAAACATTCAAAAACTGGTACTTGCCGAAGAAAATCCCCGCTTGTTGGTTAAAGGTCATGAGATGGCCGATTTGCCCTGTGTGGACGATGCCTGGCTGTTTATCACAGAAGATAAAATTGCCGATTTCGGCAAAATGAAAAACCTGGACAAAACAGCGTTACTTTCCAAAACAAAAGAGGTTACCGTGCTCAATGCGGCGGGGAAAATGGTCTTCCCTTCGTTTGTGGACTCGCATACTCATTTGGTGTATCCCGCTTCGCGCGAAATTGAATATGTGGACAAGATAAAAGGCCTTTCGTACGAAGAAATTGCCCGGCGCGGCGGCGGAATTTTGAATACGGCACGGCGGATGCAGGAAATTTCGGAAGACGAGTTGTTTGAGTCGGCATTGCAGCGGTTAGACGAAATAACGGCTTACGGAACCGGCGCTGTGGAAATCAAAAGCGGTTACGGCTTGACTACCGAAAGCGAATTGAAAATGTTGCGGGTTATCCGGCGGCTGAAAGAAACCTCGCCGCTGACCATCCGGGCCACTTTTCTTGGTGCGCACGCCGTTCCTTTGGAGTATAAAGGCCGGCAAACGGCGTATGTTGACAAGGTGATAAACGAAATGTTACCGCAAATTGCCGAAGAAAAACTGGCCGATTTTGTGGATGTTTTTTGCGACAAGGGCTTTTTTACGACAGAAGATACTGCGCGGATTTTGGAAGCTGCTCAAAAATATGGTTTACGCGGAAAAATACATGCCAACGAGCTGGATTATTCCGGAGGTATTCAAACGGGCGTGAAATACAATGCCCTTTCGGTGGATCATTTGGAATATACCGGTGATGAAGAAATAGCCGTTTTAAAAAACAGCGAAACCATGCCCACCGTTTTGCCGGGAGCCGCTTTCTTTTTAGGAATGGTGTATGCGCCTGCCCGTAAAATGATTGATGCCGGTCTTCCGGTGGCCATGGCCAGCGATTTTAATCCCGGCTCGGCGCCTTCGGGCAACATGCAGTTTATTCTTTCCATGGCCAGTATTGCGTATCGGCTGCTGCCCGAAGAAGCCATTTATGCCACCACGCTGAATACGGCTTATGCCATGGGTATCAGCGACCGGCTGGGAAGCATTGCCCGGGGCAAAACCGCCAATGTTTTTATCACCAAAAAAATCCCGACGGTTGAATTTATGCCTTACGCTTTTGGCAGTAACAAAGTGGAAACCGTTATCCTGAACGGAAAAATTATAAAACAGGAAATCTGCTAATTTTGTTCATTAAAATATAAAAACAGCTTATCCCTATGAAAAAGTTAATCGAATGTGTTCCCAATTTTAGCGAAGGTCGCGACAGGACCGTCATAAAACAAATTACCGATGAGATAGAAAAAGTAGAAGGCGTAAAACTGTTTGATGTGGATCCGGGAGCGGCCACCAACCGTACGGTGGTAACGTTTGTCGGAACGCCGGATGAAGTGGTGGAA
The sequence above is drawn from the Candidatus Sulfidibacterium hydrothermale genome and encodes:
- a CDS encoding T9SS type A sorting domain-containing protein, with the translated sequence MKPVRKLLLFVVRLALLCSVMLSFAFSPAVSSLSALPDDDEYANAEDTVTGYGYIATADELTKQILAHVVLSLSPDSVSGVPADTVWKLETNEAGTAFFSLPVKISSADAISLFPVLNARVFPHSGSGFNFISPVIVHAKILVFNANGLLVTVEEITGRHAFVNLRNQSNGLYVYRVVGDKGVVSSGKFIKTNGVVKNVRGEVPDNAFKSADFGFKSTASEVAYYWLKWRKEGYKTDSVRLSLHEGDNGTQTIAMEPLPLDTLWATGNFKAVDENNMGLEDVILYFKPDSVFNHTPDTTFKMETKADGSISFKVPVWISNISKQDPINAKYQLKWSEDGYKTDSAAFTLTEGDNGTQTIKLTPLPVDTTWGQVFIGIRNKETGESITDITELEITPDSIADKTPDTTYHIKTNESGFIYDNFPVRISNKLPPSEIRAKYKIKWVKDGFFTDSTEVTLKDGKNDPVFVYLQPLPPGKVTLIDTVRDLETKKPLENIITNIIVADTVFATDTTDENGVFTFKNIPQGTALTLNIHGSTSHYSLLSVSGYKTPSDVPLNTTDTIFGVYNAYLIARNPITSATHIRQFCGENTNQDTIPFSFDNDTNLSTYVTESDREQYRAWFKQFEKDTDSAFIFKESETSVKGKEGIFIYNGSYATDAYQGEYSTPLGKVYPVIYAISSQFISEYSVFVHEDLRGLGYREVGRTNSVMNTNASVFTDEDKTLIKIGREYYKQFYDGKTNIDLDFISDDE
- the hutI gene encoding imidazolonepropionase, with the translated sequence MALLIENIQKLVLAEENPRLLVKGHEMADLPCVDDAWLFITEDKIADFGKMKNLDKTALLSKTKEVTVLNAAGKMVFPSFVDSHTHLVYPASREIEYVDKIKGLSYEEIARRGGGILNTARRMQEISEDELFESALQRLDEITAYGTGAVEIKSGYGLTTESELKMLRVIRRLKETSPLTIRATFLGAHAVPLEYKGRQTAYVDKVINEMLPQIAEEKLADFVDVFCDKGFFTTEDTARILEAAQKYGLRGKIHANELDYSGGIQTGVKYNALSVDHLEYTGDEEIAVLKNSETMPTVLPGAAFFLGMVYAPARKMIDAGLPVAMASDFNPGSAPSGNMQFILSMASIAYRLLPEEAIYATTLNTAYAMGISDRLGSIARGKTANVFITKKIPTVEFMPYAFGSNKVETVILNGKIIKQEIC